The Lycium barbarum isolate Lr01 chromosome 10, ASM1917538v2, whole genome shotgun sequence genome includes a region encoding these proteins:
- the LOC132612589 gene encoding homeobox-DDT domain protein RLT3, whose translation MAAKKKQNQNSSQIEKTVNCSSKSKKKKKNSKKKKQQQQQFLNEDDYRLRLQEGLYSPDYILTKIFRKDGPILGAEFDSLPQNPFTPSNKGSRISSHAREENQAAIKRRKVSAPATTHCRASCESTPPVKKHGTGKGLITKGTSVKKYGTGKGLMTEKSAPVRKHGTGKGLMTVWRATNPHAGDIPTGVDFGESAKERKKKLLQRQSILRKIEKKLQDKKKVGVKCRKAVNKRIEKQKPPRKEKCELALERRKCQEGLPIKKRKYQEEFTQQGSLADDEELELMELEAGPNSLTCCTHFAGNGLRGCSLCKGLLPKFPPDSVIMKLPLYMRPWDSSPELVKKLFKIFHFLCTYAARIDICSFTVDEFAQAFHEKDSLLLGQVHLALLRLLLADVEIQLDSGFIHQASKSCNFLGLVHSIEHEEFSLKLWISSLNALTWTEILRQVLVAAGFGSKRGRVSGEALSKEVSLMAKYGLARGTLKGELFSILLIKGTDGMKVHELAKLQSIVELNLAATTIQLEDLISSTLSSDITLFEKISSSGYRLRINPSSQESEISFSDSEGDDAEVISGYIRDYSDCESRELVPAESGRRYQLENRNSLSIVNTEIDESYSGEAWLLGLMEGEYSDLGIGEKLNALAALVDLLTAASSIAEKDPMPSTVECAPATIHHASGGKIKRSSAKSSYLAGQTQSHSGYLSNQDPTGSLELQPVDSSVSMSKICKRNKSPSTAKNTKELEAGDDLHPMQSIFLGSDRRYNRYWIFLGPCNELDPGHRRIYFESSEDGHWEVIDTEESLCSLLAALDRRGTREALLVASLEKRETFLCRAMSNMLNDSGDRQSPQCGRTFSREDSSSSAISDVDNLGLVEVHNGSTGSKVPAGRKGERQQDKWNIAQAFDSWMWKSFYCNLAAVKRGKRSYLDSLARCEQCHDLYWRDEKHCKICHTTFELDFDLEERYAIHTATCRQNLDPDNCTKHKILPSELQSLKAAIYAIESVMPDDALIGAWRRSSHNLWIKRLRRASTLSEILQVLADFVTAINEDWFCDSGHTLGSNYDPEEIIASFSSMPQTSSAVAFWLVKLDALVGPHLGSAH comes from the exons ATGGCAGCAAAGAAGAAGCAAAATCAGAATTCTAGCCAAATTGAGAAAACAGTGAATTGCAGTAGTAAAagtaaaaagaagaagaagaatagtaAAAAAAagaagcagcaacaacaacagttTTTGAATGAAGATGATTATAGACTAAGGTTACAAGAGGGTTTATATTCACCTGATTATATTTTGACTAAAATTTTCAGAAAGGATGGTCCTATACTTGGTGCTGAATTTGATTCTCTTCCTCAAAATCCTTTTACTCCCAGTAACAAAG GTTCCAGAATTTCTAGTCATGCTAGAGAAGAAAACCAAGCAGCAATTAAGAGGAGAAAG GTCTCTGCGCCTGCCACCACGCATTGCCGAGCTTCATGTGAAAGTACCCCTCCTGTGAAAAAGCATGGTACTGGGAAAGGTCTAATAACAAAAGGCACTTCGGTGAAAAAATACGGCACTGGGAAAGGATTAATGACTGAGAAGAGTGCTCCTGTTAGAAAGCACGGTACCGGGAAGGGTTTGATGACAGTTTGGCGGGCAACAAATCCTCACGCCGGAGACATCCCCACTGGTGTTGATTTTGGAGAGAGTGctaaagagagaaagaagaagtTGCTGCAGCGACAGTCTATTTTG agaaaaatagaaaagaaattgCAGGATAAGAAAAAGGTTGGCGTGAAATGCAGAAAG GCAGTGAATAAAAGGATCGAAAAGCAGAAGCCACCTCGTAAGGAAAAATGTGAACTTGCGCTGGAAAGGAGGAAGTGCCAAGAAGGGTTACCtatcaaaaaaagaaaatacCAAGAAGAGTTTACTCAGCAGGGGTCACTAGCGGATGATGAGGAACTTGAGTTAATGGAGTTGGAGGCAGGACCTAACTCATTGACATGCTGTACACACTTCGCGGGCAATGGACTTCGTGGCTGTTCACTTTGCAAAG GTTTACTGCCAAAGTTTCCTCCAGATTCAGTAATAATGAAGCTGCCTCTCTATATGCGACCATGGGATTCCTCTCCAGAGCTTGTCAAGAAACTTTTCAAG ATCTTCCACTTTCTTTGTACTTATGCTGCAAGAATTGATATCTGTTCCTTCACAGTTGATGAGTTTGCACAAGCATTTCATGAAAAA GATTCCTTGCTCCTTGGACAAGTGCATTTGGCCCTTCTCAGGCTTCTTCTGGCAGATGTTGAAATTCAGCTTGATAGTGGATTCATTCATCAAGCAAGCAAAAGTTGCAATTTCTTGGGATTGGTTCACTCA ATTGAACATGAAGAATTTAGTCTGAAACTCTGGATTAGTTCACTCAATGCCTTAACATGGACAGAGATACTACGGCAAGTTCTGGTTGCTGCTGGTTTTGGGTCCAAACGCGGTAGAGTATCTGGGGAGGCTCTCAGCAAG GAAGTTAGTTTGATGGCTAAGTATGGGTTAGCCCGGGGTACACTGAAGGGTGAACTTTTTAGCATTCTGCTAATTAAAGGAACTGATGGAATGAAAGTGCATGAGCTGGCTAAACTTCAATCT ATTGTTGAGTTGAATCTGGCAGCAACAACCATTCAGCTAGAAGATTTAATAAGCTCAACCCTTTCTAGTGACATTACACTGTTCGAAAAGATTTCATCTTCAGGGTACCGTCTACGTATTAATCCTTCTTCACAGGAATCTGAAATTTCTTTCTCAGATTCCGAAGGAGATGACGCAGAGGTTATTAGTGGATACATCAGAGATTATTCTGATTGTGAATCCCGTGAATTAGTTCCAGCTGAATCTGGACGGAGATATCAGTTAGAAAATAGGAACAGTTTATCAATTGTAAATACTGAAATTGATGAAAGCTACTCAGGAGAAGCATGGCTGTTGGGGCTGATGGAAGGTGAATATTCAGATCTTGGCATTGGAGAGAAGCTGAATGCCTTGGCGGCATTGGTTGATCTTCTTACTGCTGCATCCAGCATCGCTGAAAAG GATCCGATGCCATCCACTGTAGAATGTGCTCCTGCAACGATTCATCATGCATCAGGTGGAAAAATAAAGAGGTCATCAGCAAAATCATCCTACTTGGCTGGGCAAACACAAAGTCATAGTGGATATCTTAGTAATCAAGATCCAACAGGGTCATTGGAGCTTCAGCCTGTTGATTCTTCAGTGTCAATGTCAAAAATCTGTAAGAGAAATAAGTCACCTAGCACTGCAAAGAATACCAAAGAACTGGAAGCTGGGGATGATTTGCATCCTATGCAGTCTATCTTCCTCGGCTCTGACCGTAGGTACAATAGATACTGGATTTTCTTGGGCCCTTGCAATGAACTCGATCCTGGGCACAGGAGGATTTATTTTGAATCTTCTGAAGATGGTCACTGGGAGGTGATTGATACTGAAGAG TCTTTATGCTCTTTGTTGGCTGCCTTGGACCGTAGAGGTACACGAGAGGCTCTCTTAGTTGCATCTCTAGAAAAACGGGAAACCTTCCTATGCCGAGCAATGTCAAATATGCTGAATGATTCAGGAGATAGGCAATCACCTCAATGTGGAAGGACTTTTTCTAGGGAAGATAGTTCATCATCTGCAATTTCTGATGTGGACAACTTAGGCCTTGTTGAAGTGCACAATGGTTCTACTGGTTCGAAGGTGCCTGCAGGGCGGAAAGGAGAACGTCAGCAAGACAAATGGAATATTGCTCAAGCTTTTGACTCATGGATGTGGAAATCATTCTATTGTAATCTTGCCGCTGTGAAACGTGGGAAAAGGTCTTATCTTGATTCACTTGCAAGGTGTGAACAGTGTCATGATCTATATTGGAGGGATGAGAAGCACTGTAAGATTTGCCACACCACGTTCGAGCTTGATTTTGATCTTGAAGAAAGATATGCCATTCATACTGCAACTTGTAGGCAGAACCTAGACCCTGATAACTGCACAAAGCATAAAATTCTCCCATCAGAATTGCAGTCACTTAAAGCTGCAATATATGCAATTGAG TCAGTAATGCCTGATGATGCCCTAATTGGTGCTTGGCGAAGATCTTCCCACAATCTTTGGATCAAAAGACTGCGCAGGGCCTCAACTTTATCAGAGATTTTACAG GTTCTTGCTGATTTTGTCACTGCGATCAACGAGGACTGGTTTTGTGACTCTGGTCATACTTTGGGATCAAATTATGACCCAGAAGAAATTATTGCAAGCTTTTCAAGCATGCCCCAAACTTCATCTGCAGTTGCATTTTGGTTGGTCAAGTTGGATGCCTTGGTCGGACCCCACTTGGGAAGTGCTCATTAG